The following coding sequences are from one Leptolyngbya sp. NIES-3755 window:
- a CDS encoding surface antigen variable number (similar to AA sequence:cyanobase_aa:LBDG_35350), giving the protein MTFRSLIQTALLFGLFVPVPGVAQSVVPIPPQDIPRPTPPEPAPEPQIPTPLPPPDQLLPQPITPPPTPDTPGNVPDTIQVKQFDVVGSTVFSAKDFEPITKPYLNRNVSFAELLQLRSAIAELYIKNGYVTSAAVLPPQVLTGGVVKIQVIEGSIEQINVIGTRRLNPAYIRSRIGLSVQAPLNVNRLLEGLRLLQLDPLIASISADLQAGTRPGTSVLEVTIAEAKTFSITPSLDNARSPSVGTFRRQLELAQANLLGLGDGLRVGYTNTDGSNGLDLSYSVPLNPRNGTVRFAYGSTRSRVIEEPFDVLDIKARSRYYELTFRQPIVQRPTNEFTLGLTFSRQESETELGIDNIGPFRLSPGADEQGRTRISALRFFQEYVQRSDRQVFAARSQFSVGLGLFDATINDQAPDSQFFAWRGQAQWTRLLARDSLLLVRGDLQLVDRTLVPLEQIGIGGQETVRGYRQDALLTDNGFLFSTEARLPILRSSRAIVQVTPFIDLGTGWNRSGENPARNTLLGAGFGFLWRQGDDFSARIDFGFPLISIEGERRSLQEKGIYFSIRYSPSF; this is encoded by the coding sequence ATGACTTTTCGATCGCTCATCCAAACGGCTCTGTTGTTCGGTCTCTTTGTTCCGGTTCCTGGGGTTGCTCAGTCGGTTGTTCCGATTCCTCCTCAAGATATTCCCCGTCCAACGCCCCCAGAACCTGCTCCAGAGCCTCAAATTCCAACTCCGCTACCGCCTCCAGATCAGTTATTACCACAACCGATTACGCCACCTCCCACGCCTGATACTCCGGGTAATGTTCCCGATACGATTCAGGTTAAACAGTTTGATGTGGTGGGCAGTACGGTTTTTAGTGCGAAAGATTTTGAGCCGATTACTAAGCCGTATTTGAATCGGAATGTGTCGTTTGCGGAATTGTTGCAGTTGAGATCTGCGATCGCTGAACTTTATATCAAAAATGGTTATGTCACGTCTGCGGCAGTGTTGCCTCCTCAAGTTCTTACGGGCGGAGTCGTTAAGATTCAAGTGATCGAAGGATCGATCGAGCAAATTAACGTGATTGGAACTCGTCGGCTGAATCCCGCTTATATTCGGAGTCGAATCGGGCTATCCGTTCAAGCGCCGCTCAATGTGAATCGGTTACTTGAAGGCTTAAGATTGCTGCAACTCGATCCATTGATTGCTTCAATTTCAGCCGATTTGCAGGCGGGAACTCGTCCAGGAACCAGCGTTTTAGAAGTGACGATCGCGGAAGCAAAAACGTTTTCAATCACGCCCTCACTCGATAATGCTCGATCGCCCAGTGTTGGAACATTTCGCCGTCAGCTTGAACTGGCACAGGCGAATTTGCTTGGGTTAGGAGATGGATTGAGAGTCGGATACACGAATACGGATGGCAGTAATGGGCTTGATTTGAGCTATTCGGTTCCGTTGAATCCTAGAAATGGAACGGTACGATTTGCGTATGGTAGTACTCGGAGTCGGGTGATCGAAGAGCCGTTTGATGTGTTGGATATTAAGGCTCGATCGCGCTATTACGAATTGACGTTTCGACAGCCGATCGTCCAACGTCCGACCAATGAATTTACTTTAGGGCTAACGTTTTCGCGTCAGGAAAGCGAGACAGAATTAGGCATTGATAATATCGGTCCGTTTCGATTGTCTCCGGGAGCCGATGAGCAAGGACGCACGAGAATTTCGGCTTTGCGGTTTTTTCAAGAATATGTACAACGGAGCGATCGACAAGTGTTTGCGGCTCGATCGCAGTTTAGTGTCGGCTTAGGACTGTTCGATGCCACGATCAATGATCAAGCACCTGATAGTCAGTTCTTTGCGTGGCGCGGACAAGCTCAGTGGACAAGACTTTTAGCGCGAGATTCATTGTTATTAGTGCGAGGAGATTTGCAGCTTGTCGATCGAACTTTAGTCCCGCTTGAACAGATTGGCATCGGTGGACAAGAAACGGTTCGCGGCTATCGGCAAGATGCACTGTTAACCGATAACGGGTTTCTATTTTCAACTGAGGCGCGGTTGCCAATTTTGCGATCGAGTCGGGCGATCGTTCAAGTGACTCCGTTTATCGATTTGGGAACGGGTTGGAATCGCAGCGGTGAAAATCCAGCTAGAAACACGTTACTGGGAGCGGGATTCGGCTTTCTGTGGCGGCAGGGTGATGACTTCTCAGCCCGGATTGATTTTGGCTTTCCGCTGATCTCGATCGAGGGCGAAAGACGGAGCTTACAGG
- a CDS encoding FAD dependent oxidoreductase (similar to AA sequence:cyanobase_aa:LBDG_40870) has translation MLDSQFDIAIVGAGMAGLTCAQILHQAGYKVVLIDKSRGLGGRMATRRLQGTHADHGVCYLKPKSSEFQSLLDQLVDRKVLRVWTETIHELNQGKIQPPSKQAPCYAAPNGITSIAKFLSIGLTLRLNHRVERIEEQDGWKLYCESGEVISANAVIVAIPAPQAAVLCGSFIEKLKSIDYSPCISAIAVYPIERQADVERLDWKAIVCLDDPDLGWIGIDSTKQLNPVQPAIVIQSNANFATRHLEDSDLQQVGESLLKRAAEVTEPWFTHPEVLQVHRWRYAFPINPITEKYLVATTVNPLICTGDWCGGNRVEQAFQAGMATAVNLNQRLRGQTLPIAFWMRI, from the coding sequence ATGCTCGATTCTCAGTTTGATATCGCGATCGTGGGTGCTGGAATGGCAGGTTTGACTTGTGCTCAAATCCTTCACCAAGCAGGCTATAAAGTAGTGCTGATTGATAAGTCCCGTGGTTTGGGGGGACGAATGGCAACGCGCCGATTGCAGGGAACTCATGCGGATCATGGAGTGTGCTATCTCAAACCGAAATCTTCTGAGTTTCAGAGCTTGTTGGATCAATTAGTCGATCGTAAAGTTCTGCGAGTTTGGACAGAGACGATTCATGAATTGAACCAAGGCAAGATTCAACCACCTTCCAAGCAAGCTCCGTGTTATGCCGCACCGAATGGAATTACCTCGATCGCGAAATTTTTGTCGATCGGTTTAACCCTGCGACTGAATCACCGAGTCGAACGAATTGAGGAACAGGACGGTTGGAAACTCTACTGTGAATCGGGAGAAGTAATTTCTGCAAATGCGGTGATTGTGGCGATTCCGGCTCCACAGGCGGCAGTTTTGTGTGGATCATTCATTGAGAAATTAAAGTCGATCGACTATTCGCCTTGTATTAGTGCGATCGCGGTTTATCCGATCGAGCGACAGGCTGATGTAGAACGATTGGATTGGAAAGCGATCGTGTGTTTGGATGACCCGGATTTGGGTTGGATTGGCATTGATAGTACGAAGCAATTGAATCCGGTACAACCTGCGATCGTGATTCAAAGCAATGCTAATTTTGCAACTCGGCATTTAGAAGATTCTGACTTGCAGCAAGTTGGGGAATCTCTCTTGAAACGAGCGGCAGAAGTGACAGAGCCGTGGTTTACTCATCCTGAAGTGTTACAAGTTCACCGCTGGCGATATGCGTTTCCGATCAATCCGATTACGGAGAAGTACCTAGTTGCAACCACTGTTAATCCTTTGATTTGCACTGGGGATTGGTGTGGGGGCAATCGGGTTGAACAGGCGTTTCAAGCGGGAATGGCGACAGCAGTTAATTTGAATCAGCGATTGAGGGGTCAAACTTTACCGATAGCATTTTGGATGCGGATTTAA
- a CDS encoding hypothetical protein (hypothetical protein FJSC11DRAFT_2828;~similar to AA sequence:cyanobase_aa:LBDG_40880), producing MDEFRAALELATDDELRELTDILFRPKFNPLDYVNAPDPIDLQSQDREDWLDAIDDRFRFLAADGITVLRRKTEQVTYRQVLIQVCRYMKLPYSASMSTTDLEAEIFLSLLNRAWKQLPVSEQTALTQRVQNSLLETSFAEELPLSLQKNPMSLVVKGGSALAVNTVMQPLLLEHVARQFALHFARYQMAQQAIAQGGIAAATQLQTQVSMQLAKRGMTLATARYGATRAAFAFVGSALWAWFLADLGWRAIATNYGRVIPTIFALAQIRLTRSDYFEPA from the coding sequence GTGGATGAGTTTAGAGCCGCATTGGAATTGGCGACGGATGATGAACTGCGCGAACTGACAGACATTTTGTTTCGTCCAAAGTTCAACCCGCTGGATTATGTCAATGCTCCTGACCCGATCGACCTACAAAGCCAAGATCGCGAAGATTGGCTCGATGCGATCGACGACCGATTTCGCTTTCTCGCAGCCGATGGTATCACAGTCCTCCGCCGTAAGACTGAACAAGTGACGTACCGCCAAGTGCTGATCCAGGTGTGCCGATACATGAAATTGCCTTATTCAGCATCAATGTCTACGACAGATCTGGAAGCAGAAATCTTTCTCAGTCTATTAAACCGCGCTTGGAAGCAACTTCCCGTATCGGAACAGACTGCTTTAACCCAACGGGTACAAAATTCGCTGCTCGAAACCAGTTTTGCCGAAGAATTGCCGCTATCTTTGCAAAAAAATCCAATGTCGCTTGTGGTCAAAGGTGGGAGTGCATTGGCAGTTAATACTGTCATGCAGCCTCTTTTGCTGGAACACGTTGCGAGACAGTTTGCGCTCCATTTTGCTCGTTACCAAATGGCACAACAAGCGATCGCTCAAGGTGGAATTGCCGCTGCGACTCAGCTTCAAACTCAAGTGTCGATGCAGTTGGCAAAACGAGGAATGACACTGGCAACGGCGCGGTATGGGGCGACTCGTGCGGCATTTGCCTTTGTGGGTTCGGCACTCTGGGCTTGGTTTTTGGCAGATTTGGGTTGGAGAGCGATCGCAACGAATTACGGTCGTGTGATTCCGACGATTTTCGCTTTGGCTCAGATTCGGTTAACGCGATCAGACTATTTTGAACCCGCTTAG
- a CDS encoding O-antigen polymerase (similar to AA sequence:cyanobase_aa:LBDG_40890), with the protein MKTLRLQSHPDPALQRPWLLVQIGLFLLPFSAFLGCTPVLVAAIDVLRKRFSSLSRDPVNRGFAVLALIMIVAAGFALDRGNAFLGLFNFLPFFVAFAGLSELIRSPKQFTQIAWIWVLTSIPVTLIGLIQLFLNIGGSPSILWGLIELTIAPGGEPLGRMSSVFTYANVLASYYAIVFILNLGLWIETRQRILGAIFFLNAIALILTNSRNVWAISLLACLAFALYHGWKKIVAGVSAIALLMLGAAFAPEPVASPLRVIVPRFFWARLNDQMFLDRPVNQLRSTQWRFAWSMTEQRPLTGWGLRSFSKLYTEQMQLWMGHPHNLFFMLSSETGLPATLLLYGLVGWVLAQSVFTWRKLQPQNQQIYFTFSIAFIACALFSFLDVPLFDARINLMGWTLLAAIWKMQD; encoded by the coding sequence ATGAAAACGCTGCGCCTTCAATCTCATCCTGATCCCGCTCTACAACGCCCCTGGCTTCTGGTTCAAATTGGATTATTTCTACTGCCGTTTAGTGCATTTCTCGGCTGCACTCCGGTTTTGGTAGCGGCAATAGATGTTTTGCGAAAAAGATTTTCTAGCTTGAGCCGCGACCCTGTGAATCGAGGGTTTGCAGTTTTGGCATTGATCATGATTGTGGCAGCGGGATTTGCTCTTGATCGAGGAAACGCCTTTCTCGGTTTATTCAATTTTCTGCCGTTCTTTGTTGCGTTTGCAGGATTGAGCGAACTGATTCGATCGCCTAAACAATTCACTCAAATCGCTTGGATCTGGGTGCTCACGTCGATTCCAGTAACGCTGATCGGATTGATACAGTTATTTCTCAACATTGGGGGATCGCCTTCGATTCTGTGGGGCTTGATCGAATTGACGATCGCACCCGGTGGTGAACCGTTGGGGCGAATGTCTTCAGTGTTCACTTACGCGAATGTATTAGCCAGCTATTACGCGATCGTATTCATTCTCAATTTGGGCTTATGGATTGAGACACGTCAGCGGATTTTAGGTGCAATCTTTTTCCTCAATGCGATCGCGCTCATCCTCACCAATTCTCGAAATGTTTGGGCGATTTCACTGCTTGCCTGTTTAGCATTTGCGCTCTATCACGGGTGGAAAAAAATCGTTGCCGGAGTGAGCGCGATCGCACTTCTAATGTTAGGAGCCGCATTTGCCCCAGAACCAGTCGCCTCTCCACTTCGAGTGATTGTGCCGCGATTTTTCTGGGCGCGGTTAAACGATCAGATGTTTCTCGATCGACCTGTGAATCAACTGCGATCGACTCAATGGAGATTTGCCTGGTCGATGACCGAACAACGACCGCTCACAGGCTGGGGATTACGCAGCTTTTCCAAACTGTACACTGAGCAAATGCAGCTTTGGATGGGACACCCACACAATCTCTTTTTCATGCTGTCGTCTGAAACGGGCTTGCCTGCAACGTTGCTGCTATACGGATTAGTCGGTTGGGTTCTGGCTCAAAGCGTGTTCACTTGGCGCAAATTACAGCCACAAAATCAGCAAATTTATTTCACCTTTTCGATCGCATTCATTGCTTGTGCGCTGTTCAGCTTTCTCGATGTGCCCCTATTTGATGCCCGAATCAATTTGATGGGCTGGACGCTGCTGGCTGCAATTTGGAAAATGCAAGATTAA
- a CDS encoding hypothetical protein (conserved hypothetical protein;~similar to AA sequence:cyanobase_aa:LBDG_40900), whose translation MLHLAQVQKKGYLGKAGLRLLAAQKSEHVWTRLPEEETVLSAEANAYSDGLLVLVEISSSNQILEIREAKDWVMDLVQQYLSYGISPGSLQQEIERAEQWRQSNTLESQELARRTIELEARREQIQELEEELKSEKKQLEILMSQVKSQNQD comes from the coding sequence ATGCTGCACTTGGCGCAAGTTCAAAAAAAAGGCTATCTAGGCAAGGCAGGATTGCGCTTACTGGCTGCTCAAAAGTCAGAGCACGTTTGGACAAGACTTCCAGAAGAAGAAACGGTGCTTTCGGCTGAGGCGAATGCTTACAGCGATGGCTTGCTCGTGCTGGTCGAAATCTCTAGCAGCAATCAGATTTTAGAGATTCGAGAAGCGAAAGATTGGGTGATGGATCTGGTACAACAGTATCTAAGTTATGGAATTTCGCCGGGTTCGTTGCAGCAGGAGATTGAACGGGCGGAACAGTGGCGGCAGTCGAATACGCTTGAAAGTCAAGAATTGGCAAGAAGAACGATCGAGCTTGAGGCACGTCGCGAACAGATTCAGGAATTGGAAGAAGAACTGAAAAGCGAGAAGAAACAGTTAGAAATTCTGATGTCTCAAGTGAAGTCTCAGAATCAGGATTAA